A window of the Acidobacteriota bacterium genome harbors these coding sequences:
- the tuf gene encoding elongation factor Tu (EF-Tu; promotes GTP-dependent binding of aminoacyl-tRNA to the A-site of ribosomes during protein biosynthesis; when the tRNA anticodon matches the mRNA codon, GTP hydrolysis results; the inactive EF-Tu-GDP leaves the ribosome and release of GDP is promoted by elongation factor Ts; many prokaryotes have two copies of the gene encoding EF-Tu): YILTKEEGGRHTPFFKGYRPQFYFRTTDVTGSADLPADVEMVMPGDNVNLEVTLIAPIAMEKGVRFAIREGGRTVGAGTVTEIIE, encoded by the coding sequence TGTACATCCTGACGAAGGAGGAGGGTGGCCGCCACACTCCGTTCTTCAAGGGGTACCGTCCTCAGTTCTACTTCCGTACGACGGATGTGACGGGTTCGGCGGATCTTCCGGCGGACGTGGAAATGGTGATGCCGGGTGACAACGTGAACCTGGAGGTGACGTTGATCGCTCCCATCGCGATGGAGAAGGGCGTTCGGTTTGCGATCCGCGAGGGTGGCCGGACCGTGGGCGCCGGCACCGTGACGGAGATCATCGAGTAA